A window from Pirellulales bacterium encodes these proteins:
- a CDS encoding NAD(P)H-hydrate epimerase yields the protein MRTQTLNRRQSQEVDRRAVAEYGMAALVLMENAGRGVVDTLCQIGIASPVVICCGRGNNGGDGFVIARHLDLRRAQVRVGLWCDPAALQGDAAANYAILARSSVPIDVFTGPHDVARLTTMLDGAAWIVDALLGTGSHGDPRSPLDDVIDQLNAHPAPKLAVDIPSGLDCDTGAASRHTIRAAHTCTFVAQKPGFLQAGARMFTGEIHVLDIGAPRKLIDDCLASAQAQRAP from the coding sequence ATGCGTACCCAAACTCTCAATCGCCGCCAGTCGCAGGAAGTTGATCGTCGCGCTGTGGCCGAATATGGCATGGCGGCCCTGGTATTGATGGAGAACGCCGGGCGAGGCGTCGTCGATACACTGTGCCAGATCGGCATCGCGAGTCCCGTCGTGATCTGTTGCGGTCGCGGCAATAACGGCGGCGACGGATTTGTGATCGCCCGACATCTCGATCTACGGCGGGCGCAGGTCCGCGTCGGCCTGTGGTGCGATCCGGCCGCGCTGCAAGGTGACGCGGCCGCGAACTATGCGATCCTGGCGCGCAGCAGCGTTCCGATTGATGTTTTCACCGGCCCTCATGACGTCGCGCGGCTGACGACGATGCTCGACGGCGCCGCTTGGATCGTCGATGCACTGCTTGGTACGGGTTCTCATGGCGATCCTCGTTCTCCGCTGGATGACGTGATCGACCAGCTCAATGCGCACCCGGCTCCTAAGCTGGCCGTTGATATTCCCAGCGGATTGGACTGCGACACTGGCGCCGCCTCGCGCCATACGATTCGCGCCGCGCATACCTGCACATTCGTGGCTCAGAAGCCCGGCTTCTTGCAAGCCGGCGCTCGGATGTTTACGGGCGAGATCCACGTCTTGGATATTGGCGCGCCGCGCAAGTTGATCGACGATTGCCTGGCTTCAGCCCAGGCGCAGCGCGCGCCATAA
- the polA gene encoding DNA polymerase I, producing MSKSRSARQASLPGMEDEAPIKGPTLSQPTGHSKASGPSKSAHDASLGGIEERTGDEASIDGDHADDSDLDDAVVPSLLSASGPTMPPDLTGKLIYAIDSNSLIFQVFHAIPEMTSPRGEPMNAVFGFTRDLLFLLEKKKPDYLFCTFDMSGPTFRHELYEAYKGQRSEMPSELRPQFPALRRMIAALGIPILELESFEADDILATLARLADEAGGECVLVTGDKDCRQLITDRVAVYNVRKDQMYDAAALAADWGIRPDQVVDYQAIVGDSVDNVPGIPLIGPKIARELLTKFDTLEGVFAHADEIAGTKRRENVIAGREQALLSRELVRLDTSVPITIRWEAAQAGRVDHEKALSLCAEFGFHRFAEQIRSTQSRRPDAQWQVTYHTISTAEQLEAWRQQLAAQRRVVMRVEGSSPMTVHAEITGIALAWTPGETWYLPMAAVGDAGNLARDDALSALKPFLEDKNTQKISRDLKHDMIMLAGAGIQAQNMAFDTMLASYLLDAGERNHTLGELAERYLEHTLAKSGLIADAAQEGSTAAQIAMITAATVNEEVDVTLRLEPILAGKLREAELDRLLVDLEVPLAEVLAEMERTGIRVDTARLGELGAAYGGRIASLEAEIYALAGHEFNIASPKQLQQVLFTEQKLPPLRRTKSGPSTDASVLEELAAQHPLPAKIIEYRQYAKLKNTYVDALPVLVNPHTGRVHATFQQAVAATGRLSSTDPNLQNIPIRTREGREIRSAFLPGPPGWRLLSADYSQIELRVLAHFSHDEALCAAFARGDDIHTQVASQVFGVALADVTSEMRRRAKAVNFGVLYGQSAFGLAKSLNIEQDEAAAFIAAYFDRYPGVDKFLIEILEGCRTNGYVKTILGRKRSIRGVRSDAGRQRNLPERTAINTVIQGSAADLIKLAMLAVRQQLRAGTMSARLLLQIHDELLFEAPEKELESLAGLVRAAMAGVIPLEVPLVVDVKTGCNWAETELWSHPNDDSLTNSTN from the coding sequence ATGAGTAAATCGCGCTCCGCACGTCAGGCATCACTCCCCGGCATGGAAGACGAAGCGCCTATTAAGGGGCCAACGCTGTCGCAGCCGACCGGCCACTCGAAAGCTAGCGGGCCCTCGAAATCTGCCCATGACGCAAGCCTTGGCGGTATCGAAGAGAGAACTGGCGACGAGGCATCTATCGACGGGGACCATGCCGACGACAGCGACCTCGATGATGCTGTCGTGCCGTCGCTGCTTTCCGCCAGCGGGCCGACGATGCCGCCCGATCTGACCGGGAAGTTGATTTACGCGATCGATTCCAACTCGCTCATTTTCCAGGTGTTTCACGCCATTCCCGAGATGACCAGCCCGCGCGGCGAGCCCATGAACGCGGTGTTTGGCTTTACGCGCGACCTGCTTTTCTTGCTGGAAAAGAAAAAGCCCGACTATTTGTTTTGCACATTCGATATGTCGGGCCCAACATTCCGCCACGAGCTGTACGAGGCATACAAAGGGCAACGCAGTGAGATGCCGAGTGAGTTACGGCCGCAGTTCCCGGCATTGCGGCGAATGATCGCGGCGCTCGGGATTCCCATTCTGGAGCTGGAGTCCTTCGAAGCCGATGACATTTTGGCGACGCTTGCCCGGCTCGCCGACGAGGCAGGCGGAGAGTGCGTATTGGTGACCGGCGACAAGGACTGCCGGCAGTTGATCACCGATCGAGTCGCTGTCTACAACGTTCGCAAGGACCAGATGTATGACGCTGCGGCGCTAGCGGCGGATTGGGGCATTCGTCCCGATCAGGTCGTCGACTATCAGGCGATTGTCGGCGACTCGGTAGACAATGTGCCTGGCATTCCGCTGATCGGCCCGAAGATCGCCCGCGAGTTGCTCACGAAGTTCGACACGTTGGAGGGCGTTTTTGCTCATGCCGACGAAATTGCCGGCACCAAACGGCGCGAAAACGTGATCGCGGGGCGTGAGCAAGCGTTACTGAGCCGTGAGTTAGTGCGACTCGACACGAGCGTCCCGATCACGATCCGTTGGGAAGCGGCCCAGGCAGGCCGCGTCGACCACGAAAAGGCGCTGTCGCTGTGCGCGGAGTTTGGCTTCCATCGTTTTGCCGAGCAAATCCGCTCGACACAATCGCGCCGGCCCGATGCGCAGTGGCAGGTCACGTATCACACCATCAGCACGGCCGAACAGCTCGAGGCCTGGCGACAGCAGTTGGCAGCCCAACGACGCGTGGTCATGCGCGTCGAGGGGAGTAGTCCCATGACGGTACACGCCGAGATTACGGGCATTGCCCTTGCCTGGACGCCTGGCGAAACATGGTATTTGCCCATGGCGGCCGTGGGTGATGCGGGAAATCTGGCCCGCGACGACGCGCTATCAGCTTTGAAACCCTTCCTGGAAGACAAAAACACGCAGAAGATTTCGCGCGATCTGAAGCACGACATGATCATGCTGGCCGGCGCCGGGATTCAAGCGCAAAACATGGCTTTCGACACGATGCTGGCCAGTTATTTATTGGACGCCGGTGAACGCAACCATACGCTGGGCGAGTTGGCCGAGCGATACTTGGAACACACGCTCGCCAAATCCGGCCTGATAGCCGATGCAGCGCAGGAAGGATCGACGGCCGCCCAAATCGCGATGATCACAGCGGCCACGGTCAACGAAGAGGTCGACGTCACATTGCGGCTAGAGCCGATTCTGGCGGGCAAGCTGCGTGAGGCTGAACTTGATCGTTTGCTGGTGGATCTCGAAGTGCCATTGGCCGAAGTTCTGGCCGAGATGGAGCGCACCGGGATTCGCGTTGATACGGCGCGCCTCGGCGAACTAGGCGCCGCTTACGGTGGCAGAATCGCATCGCTCGAAGCCGAGATCTATGCGTTGGCGGGTCATGAGTTCAACATCGCCTCGCCCAAGCAATTGCAGCAGGTGCTCTTCACCGAACAGAAGTTGCCGCCGCTACGGCGCACGAAGTCGGGCCCCAGCACGGACGCCAGCGTGCTCGAAGAGTTGGCCGCGCAACATCCGCTCCCGGCCAAGATCATCGAGTATCGACAGTACGCCAAGCTGAAGAACACCTACGTCGACGCGCTGCCGGTGCTGGTCAACCCACACACCGGCCGTGTGCATGCCACATTCCAACAGGCCGTAGCGGCCACCGGCCGCTTGAGCTCGACCGATCCCAACTTGCAAAACATCCCGATTCGCACGCGCGAGGGGCGCGAAATTCGTTCGGCATTTCTGCCCGGCCCGCCGGGCTGGCGGTTGTTGTCGGCCGACTACTCGCAGATCGAGCTACGCGTGCTTGCGCACTTTTCGCACGACGAGGCGTTGTGCGCCGCATTCGCGCGGGGCGACGATATTCACACTCAAGTTGCCTCGCAGGTTTTTGGCGTGGCGCTGGCCGACGTCACGTCCGAGATGCGACGCCGCGCGAAGGCGGTGAACTTCGGCGTGCTCTACGGACAAAGCGCATTCGGCCTGGCCAAGAGCCTGAACATCGAACAGGACGAGGCGGCGGCGTTTATCGCTGCCTACTTCGATCGCTATCCGGGCGTCGACAAATTCCTTATAGAAATACTGGAAGGATGCAGAACAAACGGGTATGTTAAGACCATCCTGGGGCGCAAACGATCCATTCGCGGCGTTCGATCAGATGCCGGTCGGCAGCGGAACCTGCCCGAGCGGACTGCTATCAATACCGTAATTCAAGGTTCAGCGGCCGACTTGATCAAGCTGGCCATGCTGGCAGTACGTCAGCAGTTGCGCGCCGGTACGATGTCGGCGCGGTTGCTGTTGCAAATCCATGACGAATTGCTTTTCGAGGCTCCCGAAAAGGAATTGGAATCATTAGCAGGCTTGGTGCGTGCCGCCATGGCGGGTGTGATACCGCTGGAAGTTCCCTTGGTGGTCGATGTAAAAACCGGCTGCAACTGGGCCGAAACCGAATTGTGGTCGCATCCGAACGATGATTCGCTAACTAACAGTACAAACTAA
- the coaE gene encoding dephospho-CoA kinase (Dephospho-CoA kinase (CoaE) performs the final step in coenzyme A biosynthesis.), producing MRVIGLVGGIASGKSLVARQMVELGAGWLDADRAGHEALEIPDVKQALRDRWGDDVIAADGRVSRAAVGKHVFGPAATANRRFLEQLTHPRIGELLGRQAAALEEEGKSVLVLDAPLLMEAGWDEFCDKTVFVDTPHEVRLQRARGRGWSDAEFSAREAAQESLDVKRKRADVVLDNSGSPEFTREQVERFWRSLIG from the coding sequence ATGCGGGTTATTGGTCTTGTTGGTGGGATTGCTAGCGGAAAGAGTCTGGTGGCGCGACAAATGGTAGAATTGGGTGCGGGCTGGCTCGACGCCGATCGTGCCGGACACGAAGCCCTCGAGATACCCGATGTCAAGCAGGCGCTGCGTGACCGGTGGGGAGACGATGTGATAGCGGCTGATGGCCGGGTTTCCCGGGCGGCCGTTGGGAAACATGTATTTGGCCCTGCGGCCACAGCGAACCGTCGGTTCCTGGAACAACTTACGCACCCGCGCATTGGAGAATTGTTGGGTCGGCAGGCGGCCGCCCTGGAAGAGGAGGGAAAGAGTGTCCTGGTGCTTGATGCGCCCCTGTTGATGGAAGCGGGTTGGGACGAATTTTGCGACAAAACGGTTTTCGTAGACACCCCGCATGAGGTACGATTACAGAGAGCCCGAGGGCGCGGTTGGAGCGACGCGGAGTTTTCCGCTCGTGAGGCCGCGCAAGAGTCTCTGGACGTAAAGCGCAAGCGTGCCGATGTGGTCTTAGACAACTCCGGATCTCCGGAGTTCACACGCGAGCAAGTCGAGCGGTTCTGGCGCTCACTCATCGGCTGA
- the rho gene encoding transcription termination factor Rho has protein sequence MKQGDIHIAELQRMSMPQLIDQARRENLTELTGIKKQDLIFKILKERVKQNVLMFGEGTLEVLPDGFGFLRSPDYHYLSCPDDIYVSPSQIRRFGLRTGATVSGQIRPPKENERYFALLRVEAINYQDPNLVAERVSFDELTPLHPDKRVVLEASADEVSMRVVDLIVPIGFGQRGLIVSPPRAGKTILLQKMAKSVLINHPEVYVIMLLIDERPEEVTDMERQVKGPNCEVISSTFDEPSARHLQVSEMVIEKAKRMVEYGHDVIIFLDSITRLARAWNAEVPHSGKILSGGVDANALQRPKRFFGAARKVEEGGSLTIIATALVDTGSKMDEVIFEEFKGTGNLEVVLDRKLVDKRIYPAIDVNRSGTRREEMLMDPEEHRRVCILRRVLNDMNPTDAMELLTTRLQKTKSNAEFLMSMKS, from the coding sequence ATCAAGCAAGGCGACATTCACATTGCCGAACTGCAGCGGATGAGTATGCCGCAGCTGATCGACCAGGCCCGCCGCGAAAACCTCACCGAGCTAACGGGCATCAAGAAGCAGGACCTGATATTCAAGATCCTCAAAGAGCGGGTAAAGCAGAACGTATTGATGTTCGGCGAAGGGACGCTGGAAGTGCTACCCGACGGTTTTGGATTCTTGCGCAGCCCGGATTATCACTACCTTTCCTGCCCGGACGATATTTATGTATCGCCCAGCCAGATTCGGCGGTTTGGATTGCGGACGGGCGCTACGGTCTCGGGGCAAATCCGCCCCCCTAAAGAAAACGAGCGCTACTTCGCGCTGTTGCGAGTCGAAGCCATCAATTACCAGGACCCTAACCTGGTGGCTGAGCGGGTATCGTTCGACGAGCTTACGCCATTGCACCCGGACAAGCGGGTTGTGCTCGAGGCGTCGGCCGATGAAGTCAGCATGCGGGTCGTCGATCTGATCGTGCCGATCGGTTTCGGTCAGCGCGGTCTGATCGTCAGCCCGCCACGCGCCGGCAAAACCATCCTGCTGCAGAAAATGGCCAAGAGCGTGTTGATCAATCACCCCGAGGTGTATGTGATCATGCTCTTGATCGACGAACGGCCCGAAGAAGTCACCGACATGGAGCGGCAGGTCAAGGGTCCCAACTGCGAAGTGATCAGTTCGACCTTCGATGAGCCGTCGGCGCGACACCTGCAGGTTTCAGAGATGGTCATCGAAAAGGCCAAACGGATGGTCGAGTACGGCCACGATGTGATCATCTTCCTGGATTCGATCACGCGGCTGGCCCGTGCCTGGAACGCCGAGGTACCGCATTCCGGCAAAATCCTCTCCGGCGGCGTCGACGCCAATGCACTGCAGCGGCCCAAGCGATTCTTCGGCGCCGCGCGCAAGGTCGAAGAAGGGGGTTCGCTAACGATCATCGCCACGGCCCTGGTCGACACGGGCAGCAAGATGGATGAAGTGATCTTCGAAGAGTTCAAGGGGACCGGCAACCTCGAGGTGGTGCTGGATCGCAAGCTGGTCGACAAGCGCATCTATCCGGCGATCGACGTCAATCGCAGCGGCACCCGCCGCGAAGAAATGTTGATGGACCCCGAAGAGCACCGTCGCGTGTGCATCCTCCGCCGCGTGCTCAACGATATGAACCCCACCGACGCCATGGAACTGCTCACCACGCGGCTGCAGAAGACCAAGAGCAATGCCGAATTCCTGATGAGCATGAAGTCGTAG
- the ribH gene encoding 6,7-dimethyl-8-ribityllumazine synthase: protein MPQIYRGEMATTSRRIAIVVARYNDSVTSRLLAGAIETFARHGVPETQLVVAWVPGAFEIPVVAARLAERGDYAAVACLGAVIRGETTHDQHINRAVSLELAALSVRTGVPVLFGLLTCDTLEQAIHRSGGNVGNKGNDCAEAALEMIHLLGQLPQ, encoded by the coding sequence ATGCCTCAGATTTATCGCGGTGAAATGGCGACGACCTCGCGGCGGATAGCGATCGTCGTGGCGCGCTACAACGATTCGGTCACGTCGCGGCTGCTTGCGGGCGCGATCGAGACTTTTGCGCGGCACGGCGTCCCCGAGACGCAGCTCGTCGTGGCCTGGGTGCCCGGCGCTTTCGAGATTCCGGTCGTGGCCGCGCGGCTGGCCGAGCGAGGAGATTATGCGGCGGTCGCCTGCCTGGGGGCCGTGATCCGCGGTGAAACGACGCATGATCAACACATAAATCGGGCAGTGAGCCTGGAATTAGCGGCCCTCTCGGTGCGCACAGGTGTTCCGGTATTGTTCGGCTTGCTGACCTGCGATACTCTCGAACAGGCGATCCACCGCTCGGGCGGGAACGTAGGCAATAAAGGAAATGACTGCGCCGAGGCCGCCCTGGAGATGATCCACCTGCTCGGGCAGCTGCCGCAATAA
- the nusB gene encoding transcription antitermination factor NusB, producing the protein MTRRSRAREVALQVLYQDDLNPTHNPGVADQFLQSRLQGDELVELARSLVSGVRRNQAELDALLSRTADNWSLGRMAATDRNVLRLGAYEILYTATPGRVAINEAVELAKRFGTAHSAQFVNGILDRFLAGHAPSDRDEPRGKG; encoded by the coding sequence ATGACACGCCGCAGTCGAGCTCGTGAAGTTGCGCTGCAAGTCCTCTACCAGGACGACCTGAATCCGACGCACAATCCAGGCGTCGCCGATCAGTTTCTGCAGTCGCGATTGCAAGGGGATGAGCTAGTCGAGTTGGCGCGTAGCCTGGTATCTGGTGTGCGCCGCAATCAAGCCGAGCTCGATGCCCTGCTGTCGCGGACGGCTGACAATTGGAGCCTGGGGCGGATGGCTGCCACGGACCGCAACGTGCTCCGCCTGGGTGCCTACGAGATCCTTTACACTGCGACGCCCGGCCGGGTCGCGATCAACGAAGCCGTCGAGTTGGCCAAGCGCTTTGGGACGGCCCACAGCGCCCAGTTCGTCAACGGCATCCTCGATCGGTTCTTAGCCGGCCATGCGCCCAGTGATCGCGACGAACCTCGCGGGAAAGGCTAA
- the ftsY gene encoding signal recognition particle-docking protein FtsY, with protein sequence MGLFDRFKKKADDGAPPDKEVDKPVSGKPDEGTIRVGPSEKTLLAASIAAPDRVTHEPAVSPPTAPAAPVEAAAEAEPVKKSGFFAKIREGLKKTTRILNTDIRDLFKSEGRLVDDAFLDELLEILIKTDMGVASAQQAIDQVRTDFRGRVVHMQDVVGNLKTKLKELLQQPEEPIRFADAGTTVIMVAGVNGAGKTTSIAKLARMFINQKKSVVLGAGDTFRAAAVEQLTIWAGRLGAEIVTGEAKSDPASVAHRAVSRAVEIGADVCIIDTAGRLQTQQNLMKELTKIHTVISKKVPGAPHEVLLVLDATTGQNGISQAKSFSEAVQCSGIVLAKIDGTAKGGVIVAIRQLVGLPVKYLGIGEKAEDLTLFNPDEFVEAMFEDLLSPASPAK encoded by the coding sequence ATGGGATTATTCGACAGGTTCAAGAAGAAGGCCGACGACGGCGCACCTCCGGACAAAGAGGTCGATAAGCCTGTATCCGGCAAGCCCGACGAGGGGACCATTCGGGTCGGTCCCTCAGAAAAGACCTTGCTCGCGGCCAGCATTGCTGCGCCCGATCGCGTGACCCACGAGCCGGCCGTGTCGCCGCCGACAGCACCTGCGGCCCCCGTCGAGGCTGCGGCCGAGGCCGAACCTGTCAAGAAATCGGGCTTCTTCGCCAAGATTCGCGAGGGCTTGAAGAAGACGACGCGAATCCTGAATACCGACATTCGCGACTTGTTCAAGAGCGAAGGTCGACTGGTCGACGACGCCTTTCTCGACGAGTTGTTGGAAATCCTCATCAAGACCGACATGGGTGTCGCCTCGGCCCAACAGGCCATCGACCAGGTCCGCACCGATTTCCGCGGCCGTGTCGTTCATATGCAAGACGTTGTCGGGAATCTAAAGACGAAGCTCAAGGAGCTGCTCCAGCAACCTGAAGAACCGATTCGCTTCGCCGACGCGGGCACCACCGTGATCATGGTCGCCGGAGTCAATGGCGCCGGCAAGACGACATCGATTGCCAAGCTGGCGCGGATGTTCATCAATCAGAAAAAGAGCGTCGTGCTGGGGGCGGGCGACACTTTCCGCGCCGCGGCCGTCGAGCAGTTGACGATCTGGGCGGGCCGCCTGGGGGCCGAGATCGTCACGGGGGAAGCCAAGAGCGACCCGGCCAGCGTGGCGCATCGCGCCGTGAGCCGCGCTGTCGAAATCGGCGCCGACGTGTGCATTATCGACACGGCCGGCCGGCTGCAAACGCAGCAGAACCTGATGAAAGAACTGACAAAGATTCACACGGTCATCTCCAAGAAAGTGCCCGGCGCGCCGCACGAGGTGCTACTGGTCCTGGATGCCACCACAGGGCAGAACGGCATCAGCCAGGCCAAGAGTTTCAGCGAGGCTGTGCAATGCTCGGGTATTGTGCTGGCCAAGATCGACGGCACCGCCAAGGGGGGCGTCATAGTGGCGATTCGCCAACTTGTCGGCCTGCCGGTTAAATACCTCGGCATCGGGGAAAAGGCCGAAGACCTGACTCTCTTCAATCCCGACGAATTCGTGGAAGCCATGTTCGAGGATTTGCTTTCACCGGCTAGTCCCGCCAAATAG
- the dacB gene encoding D-alanyl-D-alanine carboxypeptidase/D-alanyl-D-alanine-endopeptidase, whose amino-acid sequence MILQYSRRRALLPVAILLAIASHCSFTTADDDLGKRIDAVIDAAEFKHAHWGVLAVDMDSGATLYERAADKLFAPASTTKLYSVAAALDEFGADYCFETPVYATAEVDKDGRLAGNLVLVASGDLNMGGRTDEQGHIAFVDSDHTYANFSRSAEITKPNPLAGLDEMARQIAAAGIKHVEGDVLVDDRLFQSAEGTGSGPGRLTPIIINDNVIDVRITPTRPGELAKAEWRPQTAAVRVDVQVDTVAAKGETHVDVQSPEEGVVIVDGQIPAEAKPLVRIHEVTDAASFARSLLIEALRRADVRVEASPLDSNDDDNLPENTEYATMQRVALLKSPPFSEAAKLILKVSHNLHASTLPLLLAARHDERTLSAGLRLQHNFLARVGVDVDSISFGGGAGGDRADYTTPRTTVQLLRYMATRPDFEEYRQALPILGVDGTLASSVGKDSPARGKVQAKTGTLVWSNVMNGTSMLNSKALAGYATTAAGRRVALAMFVNQVQIHKPDDREHVGQVLGKVCEEIVKAK is encoded by the coding sequence ATGATTCTGCAATACTCTCGCCGCCGCGCGCTACTGCCGGTAGCGATTCTGCTCGCTATCGCCTCGCACTGTAGCTTCACCACCGCTGACGACGACCTCGGCAAGCGCATCGATGCCGTGATCGATGCCGCAGAATTCAAGCACGCGCATTGGGGCGTGTTGGCGGTGGACATGGATTCTGGTGCGACACTGTACGAACGAGCGGCCGACAAGCTCTTCGCACCGGCCTCGACAACGAAGCTGTATTCCGTGGCCGCGGCCCTGGACGAGTTTGGCGCCGACTATTGCTTCGAGACGCCCGTCTATGCCACCGCCGAAGTGGATAAGGACGGCCGTTTGGCGGGCAACCTGGTGCTAGTGGCCAGTGGCGACCTGAACATGGGAGGCCGAACCGACGAACAAGGCCACATTGCGTTTGTCGATTCGGACCATACTTACGCCAACTTCAGTCGCTCGGCCGAGATAACCAAGCCCAACCCTCTGGCAGGCCTTGATGAAATGGCCCGGCAAATTGCGGCCGCCGGAATTAAGCACGTCGAAGGCGACGTGCTGGTTGACGACCGGTTGTTCCAGTCCGCCGAGGGCACCGGTAGTGGCCCTGGACGACTGACGCCGATCATCATCAACGACAACGTGATCGATGTGCGGATTACGCCCACGCGGCCCGGTGAACTGGCCAAGGCCGAGTGGCGGCCACAGACGGCGGCCGTGCGCGTGGACGTGCAGGTCGACACGGTCGCAGCCAAAGGCGAGACGCACGTCGACGTGCAATCGCCGGAGGAAGGTGTCGTGATCGTGGACGGGCAGATCCCGGCCGAGGCAAAACCTTTGGTGCGCATTCATGAAGTTACGGATGCGGCGTCGTTCGCGCGGTCGCTATTGATCGAGGCGCTGCGTCGCGCGGACGTGCGCGTCGAGGCTTCTCCCTTGGACTCGAACGATGACGACAACCTGCCGGAGAATACCGAATACGCCACGATGCAGCGCGTGGCGCTGTTGAAATCGCCTCCTTTTTCCGAGGCCGCGAAGCTGATCCTCAAGGTCAGCCACAACCTACACGCCAGCACCCTGCCCTTGCTGTTGGCGGCGCGACATGACGAACGGACGTTATCGGCAGGATTGCGGTTGCAGCACAATTTTCTGGCCCGCGTGGGGGTCGACGTCGATTCGATTTCGTTCGGCGGCGGCGCCGGCGGAGACCGCGCTGATTACACGACGCCGCGCACCACGGTCCAACTGCTGCGCTACATGGCGACGCGTCCCGACTTCGAAGAATACCGGCAGGCATTACCGATTTTGGGGGTCGACGGTACGCTGGCCTCCTCGGTGGGCAAAGACAGCCCGGCGCGCGGCAAGGTACAAGCCAAGACCGGCACGCTGGTGTGGAGCAATGTCATGAACGGCACGTCGATGCTCAATAGTAAGGCCTTGGCCGGGTACGCCACGACAGCCGCTGGCCGGCGCGTGGCACTTGCCATGTTCGTGAACCAGGTACAGATTCATAAGCCCGACGATCGCGAGCACGTCGGCCAGGTGCTGGGCAAAGTGTGCGAGGAGATCGTAAAAGCGAAATGA
- a CDS encoding acetamidase/formamidase family protein: MQRIDREQARKYAFNWLDEPLLRVEPGETFEIETYDASTGYFRSTDDKAIPARRPGFDRYPPMANPIGGPVWLSGAERGDTLVITLDDILVDDYSWTAVGPRRGPLGESTRWPELSSEYTTRIFHHTPGASGTTRDGTLQFNDKITWPLTPFVGTLGVAPDREVTTSVDGQGEWGGNLDIRDVAPGNRIFLPVFHPGALFYVGDVHASQGDTEFTGTAAETKSTVRLKLDLIKQKRIPWMRIEKPDAIISLYAFRPLEVAVETATVNMMDWLITEYGFTPTDAYCFVSTCPDFRIHVYQMCKLGKLNYVAGAEVPKKYLKK, from the coding sequence GTGCAACGTATCGATCGCGAACAGGCACGCAAATACGCTTTCAATTGGCTGGACGAGCCGCTGTTGCGGGTCGAGCCAGGCGAGACGTTCGAGATCGAAACGTATGACGCCAGCACCGGCTACTTCCGCTCGACAGACGATAAGGCGATTCCGGCGCGACGCCCCGGTTTCGATCGCTACCCTCCCATGGCGAACCCGATCGGCGGACCCGTCTGGCTCTCTGGCGCCGAACGAGGCGATACGCTGGTCATCACACTCGACGACATCCTGGTCGACGATTATTCGTGGACTGCCGTGGGTCCGCGCCGCGGGCCGCTGGGCGAGTCGACGCGCTGGCCCGAGTTGTCGAGCGAATACACAACGCGGATCTTTCACCACACGCCCGGCGCGAGCGGCACCACGCGCGACGGCACCCTGCAGTTCAACGACAAGATCACCTGGCCGCTGACACCGTTTGTCGGCACGTTGGGCGTCGCGCCCGATCGTGAAGTGACGACGAGTGTCGACGGGCAGGGGGAGTGGGGCGGCAATCTCGACATCCGCGACGTCGCACCGGGGAATCGGATCTTTCTACCAGTGTTTCATCCCGGGGCGCTCTTCTACGTCGGTGACGTACATGCCAGCCAGGGAGACACCGAGTTCACGGGTACCGCGGCCGAAACCAAGTCCACCGTTCGCCTGAAGCTCGACCTGATCAAGCAAAAGCGCATTCCCTGGATGCGCATTGAGAAGCCCGATGCGATTATCTCGTTGTACGCGTTCCGACCCTTGGAAGTGGCAGTCGAGACGGCCACGGTGAACATGATGGATTGGCTGATCACCGAATATGGCTTCACGCCGACAGATGCGTATTGCTTCGTCAGCACCTGCCCCGATTTCCGTATCCACGTCTATCAGATGTGCAAGCTCGGCAAGCTCAACTACGTGGCCGGCGCCGAGGTGCCGAAGAAATATTTGAAGAAATGA